The Stigmatella erecta genome segment GCGGCCACCCACGCTTGGGCAGAGGCCGCGGGCCCCGCGCCCTGGCCTGTCATCACCCGCAGCGAGAAGAGCCGGCCCAGCACGATGCCCAGGAGGAACTGGGGCAGCCGGAGCAGCGGGTTGTACGCGGCCACCTTGAGCCACGTGTCTGTTCCGAAGGGCGGCGCCGGGTGCGCGCCCCGCCACCCCTCCACCCCGAGCCACAGCAGGACGAGGACGGCTGCGCCCGCGAGCGTGGCGGCGGCGGCCCGCCACAGGCCGCCGGGGGCCGCGCGGACCACGGGCAGACAGAGCACGGGAAAGAGCAGGTAGAAGAAGGCCTCGACGGACAGGGACCAGCCGGGGCAATTCCAGACACAGGCCACCTCGGGCACCCAGGCCTGGGTGAGGGTGAGGGCCGCCAGCCCCACCGGGGCGATTTCCCAGAACGGGAAGGCCCCCATGGCGCGCCGCACGCCGTCGAGCCACGGGGGCGCCATCAGCACCAGCCCCAGCAGGTAGACGGGGTACACGCGGGCGAAGCGGGCGGCCCAGAACGCCCGGGGCTCCACCCGGGGGGCCTCCTGGGCGCCCAGGTAGCTGTACGCCAGGATGAAGCCAGACAGGACGAAGAACAGCGTGACGCTGTGCGAGCCCGCGCTCAGGAAGCGGTCGAGCCACGCCGGCAAGCCCTCGCGCGGCGCATAGTGAAAGGCCACCACGTGCAGGGCCGCGAGGAAGCGGACCCCGGTGAGGGCGCGCAGTGAAGGGCGGGGCGGAGAGGACATGCGCGCCGCACCTTACCTGTGCGCGGGAATATCGCGCGCCTCCGGCGTACCCCCTTTGCAATCACCGGTACCGGAGAAACACATGCACTCCAAGATGATGAGAAAATCCGCTCCAGCCCGCGGGCTCCTGCTGTGGGCCGCGCTCGTGGTGGGCCTGAGCGCTTGCGGCGGGGCGATGGACGCGGAGGCGCTGCCTCAGGACGCGGCTCCAGAGGCCACGCAGGCGCAGGAGATGGGCACCCTGGCGGTCGCGGGGAAGTTCACCGCCGTCTGGGAGCCGGGCACCGCCGGGGAGATTCAGGTGTATGGCTGGAGCTACGCGGACTACAAGGCGAGGTATGACGCGCTCTGGCCGCAGGGCTGGCGCCTGAAGCTCCTGCAGCCCTACGTGGTGAACGGCCAGGTCGTCTACAACGCCGTCTGGCGGCAGAGCACCGCCGGGGAGATCCAGGTCTACGGCTGGACCTACGCGGACTACAAGGCGAAGTACGACGAGCTGTGGGCCCAGGGCTGGCGCCTGAAGATCCTCCAGCCCTATGTGCTCAACGGCCAGCTGCGCTACACGGCGGTGTGGCAGCCCAGCACCGAGGGGGAAATTCAGGTCTACGGCTGGACCTTCCTCGACTTCCGCAAGAAGTACGGCGAGCTCTGGGGCCAGGGCTGGCGCCTGAAGCTCCTGCAGCCCTACGTGCTGAATGGCCAGGTGTTCTACACGGCGGTGTGGAGGCCCAGCACCGAGCCCGAGTCGTACATCGCGAACGCGAGCTACGAGGCCTACCGCGATTTCTACGACCAGATGTGGAACAACGGCTGGCGCCTGAAGATCCTCCAGCCCTACACGCTGAATGGGGCCGTGTACTACACGGCGGTGGTGCAGCCCAGCACCGCGGGGGAGATCCAGGTCTACGGCTGGAACTACGACACCTTCCGCGCCCAGTACGACACGCTCTGGAACCAGGGCTGGCGCCTGAAGCTGCTGCACGCCCAGTGAGCCGGGGCCCCCGCCACGCACGCCGCTTGCTCGCCGGCTTGCGTCCCGTGCGTGGCCTGGGTTCTACAATGGGTGCTTGATGCGCACCTTTTCGACGTGGCTCCGGCTCCTGACGCCGCTGTTGCTCCTCACCTGCTCCGATGCGGGGCTGTACGCCCTGGATGGACGGGGGCCCAGCGGCAAGGACCGGGCGGACTTCACCGGGGAGGCCTGCATCCCGCTGGCCAGCGGGGATGCCTTCCCGGTGAAGATCGTCTTCGCGGTCCAGGGCGGGCAGGGCGTTCCCTCGGAGGTGGTGGGCTACATCACCGACGCGCTCAGCACGGTCAGCAGCCGCTTCTCCGGCTCCTTCGCCAAGTTCGCCCTGGTGGGCTTTCACACGGTGGCCACCGGCTTCCAGGGGAGCTTCGCGGACGCGGCCACCTTCCAGGCCGCGCTGCCGCGCTACGCCAGCTACCAGGAGACGGGGCCGGTGAGCCTGCGCGCCCCGCTGCGGCTGGCCAAGAGCCTGCTCTCGGGCGACATGCAGACGGCCTGCCGCGGCGAGGTGGCCCGCACGCGCTACATCGTCGTCCTGGTGGCCGCCAGCGAGGACCTGAGCTGCCAGAACCCCGCCTTCAACGTGGGCATCGACTCGCGCTGCGCCCAGCTCAAGCCCAACAACGAGGCATGCAACCAGTGCGAGCTGACGGCCGTCACCGGCGAGCTCAAGGCGCTGGCCGCGCAGTTCGGCGCGGGCGAGGTGGTGGTGCAGCCCGTCTACGTGCGGCCGGGCGCCGCGGACCCCGCCACCCGGGACCAGATCGCCGCCATCGCCAACGCGGGCGGCACCGAGGCCATCGAGACCGAGCCGGTGGCGCTGCGCGACGTGATTGGCACCCTCAACTACTCCTCGCTCCAGACGTCGCTCGTGCTCAAGCGCTTCCTGGCCTTCAACCGCAACGTCCAGGTGCGCGCCGGCGAGGTGCTCACCGACAGCGACGGGGACGGGGTGGCGGACCGGGACGAGGAGGCGCTGGGGTTGGACTCCACCAACCCGGACTCCGATGGGGACGGCCTCATGGACGGCATCGAGCTGCGCATGGGCCTCAACCCCCAGCCGGGCAACGTGGACCTCATCCCCGGGTGCAGCGTGGCACTGGACGATGATGGCGACCGGCTCAACACCTGCGAGGAGCGCGTGCTGGGCACCGACCCGTGTATGGGCGACAGCGACGGGGACGGGCTGCCGGACCTGGTCGAGGCGCTCTCGCGCACCAACCCGCTCGTGCCCGAGGACCTCCAGGACGCCGACCGTGACGGCATCCCCAACATCCAGGAGGTGGAGGCGCGCGGAGATCCGCTCAGCGCGGACCTCGCCTTCCACGTCGAGCGCGGCTACGGCTATTCGCTCACGCCCTCGGAGCCCACCCCGGACGGCCGGGCCTGCTACCAGGTGCGCGCCGAGAACATCACCGTGGTGCCCACGCTCCAGCGTCCCCACCCCTTCATCCCCGGGCGCTTCATCCCCGCGGGCACCAACGACGTCTACCTCTACCTCCAGGTGGGCCGGGACAATGATCCGCGAGGCGCGGGCATCGGCGCGCTCTTCATCCAGTCCGTCGGCTACTCCGAGAAGGAGGGCCGCACGCCCGTCCTCCTCCCGCCCTTCACCCCGGCGGACTTCGTGCTCGGGAACTGAAGCCTGTGGGTGGGGGGTAGACCCCACAGGAGCGCTGGGGGTTTTCCCCCACAGGCGTTGAACGGTGAAGGTCCGCCCCCGTCCAACCCCTTGAAATGACGGAGCCTTCCCGGAGGCAGCGAGCGGATCGGCTCTTGCTAAGAGCGCGAGTTGAAAAGGAGTCACCATGACATTCCAGCGCATCGCTTCGGTCCTGACCCTCGGGACCCTCTTCCTCCTGGCGCCCGGCGCGCAGGCCCAGACGAACTCCGTGGACAACCCGGAGTGCCTGGGCAGCCAGTGCGGCAAGCCCAAGGAGGAGGGCGGCGGCGGCTGTGGCTGTGGCTGCTCGGTGTGGGTGGCCTACACGGACGACGGCGTGACGCTGTCCTACACGGACGACGCGGACGGGGACGGCAAGGCGGATGACCGCGACAACTGCCCCTTCGCCTCCAACCGCGAGCAGACGGACACGGACGGCGACGGCGTGGGCGACGCGTGTGACAACTGCTCGGGGCTGGCCAACTACCAGCAGCGCGACGCGGACGGCGATGGCGTGGGCGACGACTGCGACAGCGACGCGGACGGCGACGGCGTGGCCAACGCGCAGGACAACTGCCCGCTGGTGCCCAACAAGGACCAGAGCGACCTGGACCGGGACACGGACGCACTACAGAGCGACCCGGCGAACCGGGGCGGCGACGTGTGCGACCGGGACGATGACAACGATGGCTACGCCGATGGCGAGGACACCTGCCCGCGCGTGGCCAACGTCGACCAGAAGCTGCCTCCGGATGCTTCTCAGTGCCGCGTGGACACGGACGGGGACAACATCTCCGACAACGGGGACAACTGCCCGGGCCTGGCCAACCCCAACCAGAAGGACACGGACCGCGACGGCCAGGGCGATGCGTGCGACCCGGACATCGACGATGACGGCGTGCTGAACAAGGGCCCGGACAACAAGGCGCTGGACAACTGCGCCGAGGTGGCCAACCGCGACCAGGCGGACGACGACGGCGACGGCGTGGGCGATGTGTGCGACACGCGCTACTGCGTGGTGGTGGACCGCAACAACCCGGACGACTGCCTGGATCCGCGCGGCCCCTTCACCGTCTCGGGCGGTGGCCAGCTCAGCCTGAAGAAGGGCGACAACGTGCGCCTGCCCCTGTTCGCCAACCGCAACGGGGCGGCCATCGAGTACACCTGGACGGTGAAGCAGCGCCCCTCGGGCTCCAAGGCCGTCATCGAGAACCCCACCGGCGCGGTGACCAACAGCCGCCACTGGCAGTACGCCTACGTGGACGGCCACCTGCCGTCCTTCACCGCGGACACGGATGGCGAGTACGACATCCAGGTCCAGGCGCGGCTGGCCTTCGCGGACCGGGCCTACCCGGACCAGCGCAACTCCATCTCCAGCCTCAAGCTGTCGGTGGGCGGCGGCAACGCCAGCAGCTGCACGGCCCTGCCGGGGGCCGCGGGGGGCGTGACGCTGGGCGCCACCGTGCTTGCCCTCTTGCTGCGCCGCCGCCGCCGCGAAGAGTAGGATTCCCCGCTGAACCCGATGGGCAGGAGGCCCGTTTCCATGCACCCCCTCAGCTGGATGCGGTTGGCCGTGGGCCTTCTGGCCACCCTGTGGCTGTCCTGTACGGACACGCTTGTCGAGCCGCTCGCCCAGGAGCAGTCGCAACTGGACGACCGGCTCACGCTCACCGGCCGCGTCTGCACGGCGCCCGCCAACCCCAGCGGGTTTCCGGTGAAGGTGGTGCTGGTCATCGACCAGTCGGGCAGCATGTGCGTGTCGGATCCGCCGGGCTCGCAGGAGCAGACGGGCTTCTGCGAGCAGGTGGGGGGCATCCTCCTGCCGCCGGGGGTGACGGAGCCGGCGCGGGTGCGCGCGCTGAAGCGGCTGGTGAACCAGTTCCGCCAGCAGCCCAACGTGCAGATCTCCATCGTGCCGTTCGAGACCAACGTGAAGAACGTCTGGCCTCCGGTCACCACCGGCAACCGCTTCGCCCGGCCGGATGCCTCGCTGGACACCTACATCCGCGGGCTCCAGAGCCAGCTCGGCAAGGGCACCGACTACCAGGGGGCGGTGGGCTACGCCTACAGCCTCATCGCCAGCGACATCAACGCCGTGTCGGCGAACAACCCCGAGGTGCTGCCGCGCACGCGCTACGTGGTGGTGTTCCTCACGGACGGCACGCCGTACCCGCGCTGCTCGGCCAACGACAACCTCTCCACCTATGCCACGCCGGACGCGCCGGACCTGACGTGGGCGGACTCCTCCAGCGCGGGGGACTTCTGCAACCTGCTGGACCCGGACTCGCCCGACAGCATCAACGAGTTCCAGCCCGGCACGGACCGCAACCAGAACTACCAGCTGTTCAGCTACGTGCGGCGGCTGATGGAGCTGAAGGACCAGTACAACGTGGGCGACATCCGCATGCACACGGTGCTGCTCTTCAACCAGCAGGCGGTGAAGCTCTGCGGCCCCATCTGCCAGGACATCTACGGCACCTACCCCGGCACGCCGCCCGCGGAGTACCCCCAGGCGGCGAAGAAGGTCGCCTCGTGGCTGCTCGCGCGCTTCGCGGAGATCGGCAACGGCGTGTACCAGGAGTTCAACGACACGGGGGAGATCAACAACATGGGCCTGGGGGCGCTGGACTACTCGTCCTTCGCGTCCCGCAACGTCGTCAAGACGCTGATGGTGCGCTCGCTCAGCTCGCTTCCCGGCGAGAAGGGGCGCGAGCTGGACACGGACGGCGACGGGCTCGGGGACCTGCTGGACAACACCTTCACGCTGCAGACCAACGCCTACACTCCGGACAGCGATGGGGACTGCCTGGATGACGGCTTCGAGTCGCGCCGGCAGGACCAGGGCTTCAAGCCCGGCAATGACCTGGATGCGCGAGGGTGTGACCCCAGCTCGCCGCTGACGCGCGGCTGTGCCTGCCGCGACACGGACGGGGATGGCCTGTCCCAGTTCGCCGAGGCCTACCTGAAGACGCGCGATGGCATCGTGGACAGCGACGGCGACGGGGTGCCCGATGGCATCGAGTCGCGCTACGGGCTGGATCCGCTCACGGCGAACGTGTCCGGGCTCGACACGGACGGGGATGGCATTCCGGACGGGGACGAGCTGCGCGCGGACTCGGACCCGACGCGGCGGGACCGGGCCTTCTCCGAGCGCTACGGCTACCAGTACGGGGTGAAGATCGCCGAGAAGCGGGACAACGGCAGCACCTGCTACGACTTCACCGTCTCCAACCTGCAGCTGGTGACGCCGCCGAACCGCTCGGGGGTGCAGCAGGGCTACAACCTGTTCAAGGTGTGGTTCGCCGAGGCGCCGGAGAGCGGCGTGGCCACGGACTACGGGGTGTGGCGCACGGCGTGTGCCTGGGCGCAGTACGCGCCGCCGGGGCTGCGCGTGCCGCTGGGGCCCTCGCTGACCCTGGAGGACGGGAACTTCCGCAGGCCGCAGGATCTCGACGAGATGAGCGAATACATGCAGCGGTGCGTGGGTGACCGGCCTGGGGAGGCGCCGTGAGGGGGAGGCTGGGCCTGGCGGTAGGAGGGGTGGGGCTGCTCCTGGCGGTGGTGGCCGCCTGCACCGACGCCTACCTCTATGACGAGCGGCGCGGCGAGCAGCTCCCGGTGGACCGGGCGGTGGCCTTCGAGGGCCGCTTCTGCACGGTGGGCACCAACGAGGTGCTGCGCCCCATCAAGGTCATCGTCGCCATGGACGCCAGCCAGTCCATGAACGTGAGCGATCCGGACGGCGCGCGCGCCACGGCGCTCATCAACCTGCTGGACGGCCTTCCGGACGACCCGGAGGTCTCCGTCGCGGTGGTGCTCTTCGCGGGCAGCACCACGGCCTACCTCACCCAGTCGGGCACGCCCCCGGTGGACGGCTTCGTGCAGGTGGCCAGCCTCACGGACGCGCAGAAGCTCAACATGCGCCGCACGCTGCTCAACTTCCAGAACCCGGACAACTCGCCGAACCGGGACGCGACGGACTTCGTCAAGCCGCTGGCGGACATCTACTCGCTCATCAACACGGACATCGCCCTGAGCCGCTCCGACGCGGGGAGCTCCCAGGCGCTGGCCCAGGCGCGCTACTCGGTCATCTTCCTGTCGGACGGCCGGCCCAGCAACGACCAGGACGACGAGCTGCTCCAGGGGGATGCGGTGGTGCGCATCCGCCAGCTGAAGGACCTGGTGGAGGACGTGCGCGTCAACACCGTGCACGTCTTCAACCCCACGCAGCCGGTCAGCTCGGTGTGTGATTTGACGGGGGATGGGGGCTGCCCGCTGCTGCTCATCAACCAGAACGCGGACCGCCTGGAGCGGATGGCGGCGCTGGGCGGCGGCAACTTCCGCGACTTCCGCAACAACGAGCCCATCAACTTCCTGAACTTCCAGTTCGGCCAGGCCCGGCGCGCCTTCCAGGTGAAGGAGCTGATCGCCTCCAACTTCACCGCCCCGCCGGGCAGCCCCCTGGGCGAGGCCGACACGGACGGCGATGGCCTCACCGACGCGGAGGAGGCGGAGGAGGGCACCAACCCCTTCAAGGTGGACACGGACGGGGACGGCTTCAGCGACGGGGTGGAGGTGCACTTCGCCCGCCAGGGCGTGGACTTCAACCCCATCCAGATCGCACTGCCGGACGGGGGCGGGCTGGATCCCGGCTGCCCGCCGCCGCTGCGGGCCATGGACTCGGACTGTGACGGGCTCCTGGACTGTGACGAGCAGTTCATCGGCACCAACGCGAACGTGATGGACAGCGACCGGGACGGCGTTCCGGACGGCATCGAGTGGCGCGGGGGCACGCAAGGCTCCAGCAACGACCTGGACGAGGACCCGGACAACGACGGGCTCTCCAGCCGGGCCGAGTTGCGGCTGCACACCGACCCGCTGGAGCCGGACACCGCGCACCTGTCCGTGGACGGCTACCGCTACCAGATGGAGGCGGACGGACCGCCCAACGAGCTGGGCAGCCAGTGCTACACCTTCCGGGTGGACAACGTGCTGCTGGCCCCCACCCAGGTGGAGTACCTCGACGGCGGCGTGGACGGCGGCGGGGCGCTGCTTCCGGACGGAGGCCGGCCGGTGGTGCGCGGCGCGGGCTACAACAGCCTCTTCCTCTCCGTGGCGATGGTGCCCGCGGATGACCCCACCGCCCGGACCCTCACCCGCGCGTTCCGCTACGACTCCGCGCGCTATCCCATCGGGGGCATCAAGTCCCCGGTGGATGGCGTCATCCGCGTCAACCCAGAGAACTTCGTCGAGGGGTGCCCGGGCCGTCCTGAGTCCACCCCCTCGTCGCCGTGAGCCCCTTTCCCGAGTGCCTTCATGACCCGCCTTCACCGGCTGCTGCTGCCCGCGCTGCTCCTGCTGACCGCTTGTTCCTCGGGAGGGGACAACACCCCGGACGGGGGGGACCCCGAGCTCGCGGATCACTGCAACAGCCCCGAGGAGGCGCTCTCCAAGCCCGAGTGCGAGCTGTCCCTGGAAGGGGAGGGCCAGGTGCTGGAGGCCTACCTGTCCACGGCGGGGGATGAGGACTGGTACAGCGTGCGGCTGCCCGCCACGGTGGGCCCTCGCACGCTGGTGCAGGTGACGGCGGGCTACGCGGTGCAGAGCACGGCGGTGAACCTCTCGGTGAACCTCCTGCGGGAGAACGGCACGGCCTCGCTGAGCAAGGGCGTGGACAAGCACGGGCAGGGCGCTCCCCGGCCGGTGGAGTTCATCGTCCCGTTCGGCGAGCCCAACGCGCGGCTGCTCCTGCTGCTGAAGGACGAGCCCAACGTCATCAACCGGCCCAACTTCGACGCGCGCTCCCCGTACTTCGTGCGGGTGCGGGTGCTGGAGAACCCGGATCTCTTCGAGCCCAACGACACGCCGCCGCAGGCCACGCCCCTCACGCTCGTGCCCGAGGCGGGCAAGACGGCCGGCAAGGCCGTGGGCTACCTGGGGACGAAGGGCGACGTGGACTACTTCTCCTTCACGGCTCCGGCGAAGAAAGTGGTGTACGTGCGCCTGTCCGCGCCGGAGCTGACGCCGCCGCCCGCCTACCGCCTCGCGTACGAGCTGGTGCGGCCCAACGGCACGGCCGAGGCCCAGGACCAGGTCCCCAACACCTCGATCGCGGCCGAGCTGGCCACGGCGCGCCGGGTGAAGGACGGGGGCACGTGGCTCGTGAAGGTGAAGGCCTACCAGGCCGCGACGGATCCGAACACGCCGCCCGGGGACGTGCGCCAGGCGTACACGCTGGACGTCCAGCTGATGGACGAGGCGGACCCGCAGGACGCCAATGGGGACAACGACCTCCGGGAGCGGGCCGCGGTGAAGGAGTTCACCGCCTCCCCCCAGACGCTCTCGTTCTCGGGCCGCATGGGCTCGGTGCCCGATGTGGACTGGTACGCGGTGGACGTGCCGCCCACGGTGAGGAATGGCGTCTCCCAGCCGGCCTTGCTGCACTACCGCTTCGTCCCGGGGGCGGGGGGAGGCCGCTTTGCCCCGCTGCCAGGCTTCCTGGACCGGCAGGTGCGCGTCTTCACCCAGGTGACGAAGGGGGCCACGCTCGCGGACCAGCGGGTGGCCTGCGCCACGGATGCGGCGGTGTGCCCCAAGGGCTACACCGAGTTCGCCGAGGGACAGGGGCTGGTGGAGACCTACTGCGGCACGGGCACCGCGGCGCTGTGCCTCCACTCCTCGCGCGAGGAGGCGCCGCAGGACTTCGCCACCCTGCGCAACTTCGAGGGGGCCCTTCCGGTGCCGCCCTCCTCGGCGACGGTGCGCTACTACTTCCTCGTCGAGGACGCCTCGAACGACTGGGCGGATGACCGGGACTACACCCTGTCGGTGACGTGGCAGGAGGACGCGGACGAGGCCACCCGCTACGCGGGCGGCACCCAGGAAAAGCCCACCTCGCTGACGTTGGCGCAGGACACCACGGGCAACACCTTCCCCGCGCCGCCCGCCTCCGCCACGGTGATGAGCGGAGAGCTCAGCCATGGCTATGGCCGCTTGCAGCCGTCGGACCGGCTCAAGGGCCGGGGGGTGCGCGGGCCGGCGGACTACGATGCCGTCCCCACGGACGTGGACAGCTACACGCTGACCATTCCCGGAGGACAGGCGCAGCCGCAGGACCGTACCTGGGAGGTGCAGTGGTCGGTGAAGAACCTGCCGGACGGGGGCATCCCGCCGCATGGGCTCGCGCTGGACCTGACCTTCTGTGACGGAGACCGCCTGGACGGGGGCGCCTGTACGCCGGTGAGCCGGGGCAGCCGCAACTCGCCGCTGACGCTGGCCTACCGGGGAGAGGCGCTGCGTGCCTGGCACTCGGCCAGCGGCACCACCACCAACCTGCAGCCGCTCTACTCGAAGACGGTGTCGGGCGACTCCACCGTCTTCACCGTGCTGCCCTACGCGTGCTCCTGCCTGGAGCCGCGCTTCGTCCGGGGCGGCACCCTGCGCGTGGACGTCTCCGCCACCGAGCGGGAGTCCTACGCGCGGCTGAACTACTCGGTGCGCACCGCGTACACGGACTACCCGAAGACGTACGCGGTGGACGGTGGCACGGGCACCTGCCCGGCGCCGCGGCAGGACGGGGGCACGCCGCTGCCGGATGGGGGCACCACGCCCATCACCTGGACGGGGGGCTGCCAGTTCACGCTGCAGCCCTGAGCCAGAGAGGGGACGCCTGCCTGGCTACGGAGGCGTCACGCCCTTGCCCGTCATGAGGATCTGCTTCTCGGGGGCATTGGCGGCGTTGGAGCGCAGGGTGAAGGAACCCTCATAGGTTTTCGCCTGCTTGGGGCCGAACTCCACCTCGATGAGGGCCGTCTTCCGGCTCTCGACGGTCAGCGTCTGGCCTGCGGCGAGCGCTTCCGGGAGCCGGAGGACGAACTCGGCGGGGGCGTTCTTGACGACGGCGGTGATCTCCAGGGGCTGGTCGCCCCGGTTCTCGATGTAGAGCGAGTTGCGGGTGATCGCTCCCACATAGGTACCGCTGTTGAACTCCGTGTCGAAGGCCAGCGACTCCCGGTCCACGAGCAGGAAGGGCCCCTTCTCCAGGGTGTAGGACTCGTCGTCCCCGCCACAGGCGGACAGGGCCAGGGCGATGAGGGGGAGCCACAGGAAGCGCAGGCGCATGTTCATTCACTCCTCGGATAAGGTTCGAAAGATGGAGAGGCTTGTAACAGTGTTCCGCCGGCGTCCCCAAGCCGTTGCCCTGCTGGCGCTGGCCTGGGGGCTGGGGTGTGGAGGCTC includes the following:
- the mtsC gene encoding cell-cell cohesion MYXO-CTERM protein MtsC, which translates into the protein MTFQRIASVLTLGTLFLLAPGAQAQTNSVDNPECLGSQCGKPKEEGGGGCGCGCSVWVAYTDDGVTLSYTDDADGDGKADDRDNCPFASNREQTDTDGDGVGDACDNCSGLANYQQRDADGDGVGDDCDSDADGDGVANAQDNCPLVPNKDQSDLDRDTDALQSDPANRGGDVCDRDDDNDGYADGEDTCPRVANVDQKLPPDASQCRVDTDGDNISDNGDNCPGLANPNQKDTDRDGQGDACDPDIDDDGVLNKGPDNKALDNCAEVANRDQADDDGDGVGDVCDTRYCVVVDRNNPDDCLDPRGPFTVSGGGQLSLKKGDNVRLPLFANRNGAAIEYTWTVKQRPSGSKAVIENPTGAVTNSRHWQYAYVDGHLPSFTADTDGEYDIQVQARLAFADRAYPDQRNSISSLKLSVGGGNASSCTALPGAAGGVTLGATVLALLLRRRRREE
- a CDS encoding cell-cell cohesion protein MtsF; this encodes MTRLHRLLLPALLLLTACSSGGDNTPDGGDPELADHCNSPEEALSKPECELSLEGEGQVLEAYLSTAGDEDWYSVRLPATVGPRTLVQVTAGYAVQSTAVNLSVNLLRENGTASLSKGVDKHGQGAPRPVEFIVPFGEPNARLLLLLKDEPNVINRPNFDARSPYFVRVRVLENPDLFEPNDTPPQATPLTLVPEAGKTAGKAVGYLGTKGDVDYFSFTAPAKKVVYVRLSAPELTPPPAYRLAYELVRPNGTAEAQDQVPNTSIAAELATARRVKDGGTWLVKVKAYQAATDPNTPPGDVRQAYTLDVQLMDEADPQDANGDNDLRERAAVKEFTASPQTLSFSGRMGSVPDVDWYAVDVPPTVRNGVSQPALLHYRFVPGAGGGRFAPLPGFLDRQVRVFTQVTKGATLADQRVACATDAAVCPKGYTEFAEGQGLVETYCGTGTAALCLHSSREEAPQDFATLRNFEGALPVPPSSATVRYYFLVEDASNDWADDRDYTLSVTWQEDADEATRYAGGTQEKPTSLTLAQDTTGNTFPAPPASATVMSGELSHGYGRLQPSDRLKGRGVRGPADYDAVPTDVDSYTLTIPGGQAQPQDRTWEVQWSVKNLPDGGIPPHGLALDLTFCDGDRLDGGACTPVSRGSRNSPLTLAYRGEALRAWHSASGTTTNLQPLYSKTVSGDSTVFTVLPYACSCLEPRFVRGGTLRVDVSATERESYARLNYSVRTAYTDYPKTYAVDGGTGTCPAPRQDGGTPLPDGGTTPITWTGGCQFTLQP
- a CDS encoding acyltransferase family protein, which gives rise to MSSPPRPSLRALTGVRFLAALHVVAFHYAPREGLPAWLDRFLSAGSHSVTLFFVLSGFILAYSYLGAQEAPRVEPRAFWAARFARVYPVYLLGLVLMAPPWLDGVRRAMGAFPFWEIAPVGLAALTLTQAWVPEVACVWNCPGWSLSVEAFFYLLFPVLCLPVVRAAPGGLWRAAAATLAGAAVLVLLWLGVEGWRGAHPAPPFGTDTWLKVAAYNPLLRLPQFLLGIVLGRLFSLRVMTGQGAGPAASAQAWVAAGASVALLAAPLSGASLAFRDLALMPLYALLLWSLAYGEGPVAWLLGQPWAVRLGEASYVLYILHNPLYFYLRLVDHRSGAGLAASSPWVFFAAYVAVSAAASIGVFLWLEEPARRWLRSRLSRRPATASPGVS
- the mtsD gene encoding cell-cell cohesion protein MtsD — protein: MHPLSWMRLAVGLLATLWLSCTDTLVEPLAQEQSQLDDRLTLTGRVCTAPANPSGFPVKVVLVIDQSGSMCVSDPPGSQEQTGFCEQVGGILLPPGVTEPARVRALKRLVNQFRQQPNVQISIVPFETNVKNVWPPVTTGNRFARPDASLDTYIRGLQSQLGKGTDYQGAVGYAYSLIASDINAVSANNPEVLPRTRYVVVFLTDGTPYPRCSANDNLSTYATPDAPDLTWADSSSAGDFCNLLDPDSPDSINEFQPGTDRNQNYQLFSYVRRLMELKDQYNVGDIRMHTVLLFNQQAVKLCGPICQDIYGTYPGTPPAEYPQAAKKVASWLLARFAEIGNGVYQEFNDTGEINNMGLGALDYSSFASRNVVKTLMVRSLSSLPGEKGRELDTDGDGLGDLLDNTFTLQTNAYTPDSDGDCLDDGFESRRQDQGFKPGNDLDARGCDPSSPLTRGCACRDTDGDGLSQFAEAYLKTRDGIVDSDGDGVPDGIESRYGLDPLTANVSGLDTDGDGIPDGDELRADSDPTRRDRAFSERYGYQYGVKIAEKRDNGSTCYDFTVSNLQLVTPPNRSGVQQGYNLFKVWFAEAPESGVATDYGVWRTACAWAQYAPPGLRVPLGPSLTLEDGNFRRPQDLDEMSEYMQRCVGDRPGEAP
- a CDS encoding vWA domain-containing protein; protein product: MRGRLGLAVGGVGLLLAVVAACTDAYLYDERRGEQLPVDRAVAFEGRFCTVGTNEVLRPIKVIVAMDASQSMNVSDPDGARATALINLLDGLPDDPEVSVAVVLFAGSTTAYLTQSGTPPVDGFVQVASLTDAQKLNMRRTLLNFQNPDNSPNRDATDFVKPLADIYSLINTDIALSRSDAGSSQALAQARYSVIFLSDGRPSNDQDDELLQGDAVVRIRQLKDLVEDVRVNTVHVFNPTQPVSSVCDLTGDGGCPLLLINQNADRLERMAALGGGNFRDFRNNEPINFLNFQFGQARRAFQVKELIASNFTAPPGSPLGEADTDGDGLTDAEEAEEGTNPFKVDTDGDGFSDGVEVHFARQGVDFNPIQIALPDGGGLDPGCPPPLRAMDSDCDGLLDCDEQFIGTNANVMDSDRDGVPDGIEWRGGTQGSSNDLDEDPDNDGLSSRAELRLHTDPLEPDTAHLSVDGYRYQMEADGPPNELGSQCYTFRVDNVLLAPTQVEYLDGGVDGGGALLPDGGRPVVRGAGYNSLFLSVAMVPADDPTARTLTRAFRYDSARYPIGGIKSPVDGVIRVNPENFVEGCPGRPESTPSSP
- a CDS encoding calcium-binding protein — encoded protein: MRTFSTWLRLLTPLLLLTCSDAGLYALDGRGPSGKDRADFTGEACIPLASGDAFPVKIVFAVQGGQGVPSEVVGYITDALSTVSSRFSGSFAKFALVGFHTVATGFQGSFADAATFQAALPRYASYQETGPVSLRAPLRLAKSLLSGDMQTACRGEVARTRYIVVLVAASEDLSCQNPAFNVGIDSRCAQLKPNNEACNQCELTAVTGELKALAAQFGAGEVVVQPVYVRPGAADPATRDQIAAIANAGGTEAIETEPVALRDVIGTLNYSSLQTSLVLKRFLAFNRNVQVRAGEVLTDSDGDGVADRDEEALGLDSTNPDSDGDGLMDGIELRMGLNPQPGNVDLIPGCSVALDDDGDRLNTCEERVLGTDPCMGDSDGDGLPDLVEALSRTNPLVPEDLQDADRDGIPNIQEVEARGDPLSADLAFHVERGYGYSLTPSEPTPDGRACYQVRAENITVVPTLQRPHPFIPGRFIPAGTNDVYLYLQVGRDNDPRGAGIGALFIQSVGYSEKEGRTPVLLPPFTPADFVLGN